A single Vigna radiata var. radiata cultivar VC1973A chromosome 8, Vradiata_ver6, whole genome shotgun sequence DNA region contains:
- the LOC106770925 gene encoding WAT1-related protein At4g01440 — translation MRNVDVVRNISSCLFPLFWEAVEFLYRLEKTAVIPPFFKNFTNNKVQQINFMMLTHSRELCKPVSIMILVNLALAFVNLLLKKVLNEGMDYMSIITYRQAISFIFMAPIACIYERVTVPQNLFLLGLDYTSATFSCAFLNTVPVFTFIMAVPFGFSRIEKVNVQSKGGKAKVMGTFVCIGGVLLLVLYKGMPLFKPQSQYIADKITSVPSTAKLETWIIGSIILTVGCLLWSSWFIIQAKISKKYPCQYSCTAILSLFAAIQSAILTLIIKGNNASWILKGKLEIISIIYAVSTFFVIS, via the exons ATGAGGAATGTTGATGTGGTGAGGAATATATCATCATGTTTGTTCCCCTTGTTCTGGGAGGCTGTTGAATTCCTCTATAGATTGGAGAAAACAGCCGTCATCCCACCATTCTTCAAAAACTTTACAAACAACAAAGTACAACAAATAAATTTCATGATGTTGACGCATTCCCGTGAACTGTGCAAGCCAGTCTCCATCATGATTCTAGTTAACTTGGCTCTGGCTTTTGTCAATTTGCTCCTGAAGAAGGTTCTTAATGAAGGAATGGATTACATGTCCATTATAACATATCGACAGGCAATTTCGTTTATCTTCATGGCACCTATTGCCTGCATCTATGAAAG AGTAACAGTTCCACAAAACCTATTCCTTCTTGGACTTGATTATACGTCAGCTACGTTCTCGTGTGCGTTCCTCAACACGGTGCCTGTATTTACGTTCATTATGGCAGTGCCATTTGG ATTTTCAAGGATAGAGAAGGTGAATGTGCAAAGCAAGGGAGGCAAAGCTAAAGTCATGGGAACTTTTGTGTGCATTGGTGGAGTCTTGTTGTTGGTCCTTTATAAAGGAATGCCCCTTTTCAAGCCACAATCTCAATACATAGCTGACAAAATTACAAGTGTACCTTCAACTGCCAAGTTAGAAACGTGGATTATAGGTTCAATAATTCTGACTGTAGGCTGCCTCCTGTGGTCTTCATGGTTCATCATACAAGCAAAGATTAGCAAAAAATATCCATGTCAATACTCTTGCACAGCTATTTTGTCACTCTTCGCTGCCATTCAATCAGCAATATTAACTCTGATCATCAAGGGAAATAATGCTTCGTGGATTCTCAAAGGAAAGCTAGAAATAATAAGTATTATATATGCTGTAAGTACATTCTTCGTAATATCAtga
- the LOC106770924 gene encoding pentatricopeptide repeat-containing protein At5g08305, which yields MPGVSWSCKITNLNQNLLSLIEKCKSMLELKQLHAVVISFGLSQDDPFISKILCFSALSSSGDINYSYRVFSQLSSPTIFNWNTIIRGYSNSKIPVNSLSIFLKMLRLGVAPDYFTYPFLVKASARLLNQEIGVSVHAHIIQTGHESDRFIQNSLIHMYASCGNIMWAQKVFDSIQGKNLVSWNSMLDGYANCGEMVTAQKAFDSMLEKDVRSWSSLINGYVKAGEYSEAMYIFEKMRAAGPEANEVTMVSVSCACAHLGALEKGKMIHKHIVDCGLPLTLVLQTSLVDMYAKCGAIEEALLVFRRVSKSQTDVLIWNAMIGGLATHGLVEESLKLFKEMQTVGIQPDEVTYLCLLAACAHGGLVKEAWHFFENLNKCGMTPTIEHYACMVDVLARANQLTTAYQFICRMPIEPTAAMLGALLSGCINHRNLTLAETVGKKLIELEPNHDGRYIGLSNVYAVDKRWDDARSMREAMDRRGVKKSPGFSFVEISGVLHRFIAHDKAHPDSEETYCMLNFVVRQMKRSWYKDKEKSLKDTSMGDDLLTWLSF from the coding sequence ATGCCTGGTGTGTCATGGTCAtgtaaaattacaaatttaaaccAAAATCTACTTAGCCTCATTGAAAAATGCAAATCAATGCTTGAACTGAAGCAACTTCATGCTGTTGTGATCTCCTTCGGCTTATCTCAAGATGACCCATTTATATCCaaaattctttgtttttctGCTCTATCCAGTTCAGGCGACATTAACTATTCCTACAGGGTTTTCTCTCAGCTTTCCAGTCCAACAATTTTTAACTGGAATACAATCATAAGAGGCTACTCAAATAGCAAAATTCCAGTTAATTCCCTGTCTATTTTTCTAAAGATGCTGCGACTTGGGGTTGCACCGGACTACTTTACATACCCATTTCTTGTGAAGGCATCAGCCCGCCTTTTAAACCAGGAAATTGGAGTATCTGTGCATGCTCATATTATACAAACTGGGCATGAGTCTGACAGATTTATTCAGAATTCTTTGATTCACATGTATGCTTCTTGCGGGAATATTATGTGGGCTCAAAAGGTATTTGACAGTATACAGGGAAAAAATCTGGTTTCATGGAATTCCATGTTGGATGGTTATGCTAATTGTGGAGAAATGGTTACGGCTCAGAAAGCTTTTGACTCTATGTTAGAGAAGGATGTTCGGTCATGGAGCTCTTTGATCAACGGTTATGTTAAGGCTGGGGAATATAGCGAAGCTATGTATATCTTTGAAAAGATGCGGGCTGCTGGGCCTGAAGCCAATGAAGTTACCATGGTGAGTGTATCATGTGCTTGTGCACACCTGGGTGCTTTAGAGAAGGGAAAAATGATACACAAGCACATAGTGGACTGTGGATTGCCACTGACATTGGTCTTGCAGACTTCTCTTGTGGACATGTACGCCAAATGTGGGGCAATAGAGGAGGCTTTGCTTGTATTCCGTAGGGTCTCTAAGAGTCAAACTGATGTGTTGATTTGGAATGCAATGATTGGAGGTCTTGCGACACATGGGTTAGTTGAAGAATCCCTTAAATTGTTTAAGGAAATGCAAACGGTTGGTATCCAGCCTGATGAGGTCACGTACTTGTGCTTGTTGGCTGCTTGTGCCCATGGAGGTTTAGTTAAGGAAGCATGGCACTTCTTTGAGAATCTTAATAAATGTGGCATGACGCCTACAATCGAGCACTATGCTTGCATGGTAGATGTGTTGGCACGTGCAAATCAATTAACCACGGCATACCAATTTATTTGTCGAATGCCCATAGAGCCAACAGCTGCCATGTTAGGTGCCCTGCTTAGTGGGTGTATCAACCACAGAAATTTAACTCTTGCAGAAACAGTAGGCAAGAAGCTTATTGAGCTAGAACCAAATCATGATGGTAGATATATTGGCTTATCTAATGTTTACGCTGTGGACAAACGCTGGGATGATGCAAGAAGCATGAGAGAAGCTATGGATAGAAGAGGGGTGAAAAAATCACCCGGGTTTAGTTTTGTTGAAATATCTGGAGTCCTTCACAGATTCATTGCTCACGATAAAGCGCATCCTGACTCAGAGGAAACTTATTGTATGCTAAATTTTGTTGTCCGTCAAATGAAACGTAGTTGGTACAAAGACAAGGAAAAGTCGCTGAAGGATACATCAATGGGAGATGACTTATTGACTTGGTTATCTTTTTAG
- the LOC106770926 gene encoding E3 ubiquitin ligase BIG BROTHER-related isoform X2 produces the protein MENDTAAAANNNTATAKVGSGGVKSNNHNLEEEHSNLNGEEHMAEQVEAEEEEDREADVGEGEPTGSAPNPRQPTRTPFTNLSQVDADLALARTLQEQERAYMMLRMNNDGSDYGSWEGESYLHDDGDDFDDLHDGTDVDEDEDDDDEDDDEDDDNEDYEDEDAFDVHAGAGEHDNPSIEFDPDVFSSDEAYARALQEAEEREMAARLLALAGINDREAEDVEEHGANSQDAWEDVDPDELSYEELLALGEVVGTESRGLSTDTIAGLPSLNYKIGSDQHGSNDSCVICRVDFEDGESLTHLSCKHLYHPECINNWLKINKVCPVCSTEVSASGSNL, from the exons ATGGAGAACGACACCGCCGCCGCCGCTAACAATAACACCGCCACTGCGAAAGTAGGTTCCGGAGGAGTGAAATCGAACAATCATAACCTAGAGGAAGAGCATTCCAATTTGAATGGCGAGGAGCACATGGCAGAGCAAGTGGAGgcggaagaggaagaagatcgAGAAGCCGATGTAGGTGAAGGAGAACCAACTGGATCTGCGCCCAACCCTCGCCAACCTACGCGAACCCCTTTCACTAATCTCAGCCAGGTCGATGCTGACCTTGCTCTTGCTCGAACCCTCCAGGAGCAG GAAAGGGCATATATGATGCTGAGAATGAATAATGATGGAAGTGATTATGGTAGTTGGGAAGGTGAAAGCTATTTGCATGATGATGGAGATGATTTTGATGATCTGCATGATGGTACTGACGTGGATGAggacgaggatgatgatgacgaggatgacgatgaagatgatgataacGAGGattatgaagatgaagatgcaTTTGATGTCCATGCTGGTGCTGGAGAACATGATAATCCCAGCATTGAATTTGACCCAGATGTTTTTTCAAGCGATGAAGCATATGCTAGAGCATTACAGGAAGCTGAAGAGAGGGAGATGGCAGCTAGATTGTTGGCTCTTGCTGGGATAAATGATC GGGAGGCAGAGGACGTAGAGGAACATGGTGCTAATTCTCAG GATGCTTGGGAGGACGTTGACCCAGATGAACTTTCATACGAG GAATTACTGGCATTGGGTGAAGTAGTTGGAACTGAGAGCAGAGGTCTTTCAACCGATACTATTGCTGGTTTGCCTTCACTGAACTACAAGATTGGGAGTGATCAGCATGGAAGCAATGATTC GTGCGTCATTTGCCGGGTGGACTTTGAGGATGGTGAGTCTTTAACACATCTTTCCTGCAAACATCTGTACCATCCTGAGTGTATCAACAATTGGTTGAAAATAAACAAG
- the LOC106770926 gene encoding E3 ubiquitin ligase BIG BROTHER-related isoform X1, translated as MENDTAAAANNNTATAKVGSGGVKSNNHNLEEEHSNLNGEEHMAEQVEAEEEEDREADVGEGEPTGSAPNPRQPTRTPFTNLSQVDADLALARTLQEQERAYMMLRMNNDGSDYGSWEGESYLHDDGDDFDDLHDGTDVDEDEDDDDEDDDEDDDNEDYEDEDAFDVHAGAGEHDNPSIEFDPDVFSSDEAYARALQEAEEREMAARLLALAGINDREAEDVEEHGANSQVNVSVVVRSHGTMDTIPNIEKDAWEDVDPDELSYEELLALGEVVGTESRGLSTDTIAGLPSLNYKIGSDQHGSNDSCVICRVDFEDGESLTHLSCKHLYHPECINNWLKINKVCPVCSTEVSASGSNL; from the exons ATGGAGAACGACACCGCCGCCGCCGCTAACAATAACACCGCCACTGCGAAAGTAGGTTCCGGAGGAGTGAAATCGAACAATCATAACCTAGAGGAAGAGCATTCCAATTTGAATGGCGAGGAGCACATGGCAGAGCAAGTGGAGgcggaagaggaagaagatcgAGAAGCCGATGTAGGTGAAGGAGAACCAACTGGATCTGCGCCCAACCCTCGCCAACCTACGCGAACCCCTTTCACTAATCTCAGCCAGGTCGATGCTGACCTTGCTCTTGCTCGAACCCTCCAGGAGCAG GAAAGGGCATATATGATGCTGAGAATGAATAATGATGGAAGTGATTATGGTAGTTGGGAAGGTGAAAGCTATTTGCATGATGATGGAGATGATTTTGATGATCTGCATGATGGTACTGACGTGGATGAggacgaggatgatgatgacgaggatgacgatgaagatgatgataacGAGGattatgaagatgaagatgcaTTTGATGTCCATGCTGGTGCTGGAGAACATGATAATCCCAGCATTGAATTTGACCCAGATGTTTTTTCAAGCGATGAAGCATATGCTAGAGCATTACAGGAAGCTGAAGAGAGGGAGATGGCAGCTAGATTGTTGGCTCTTGCTGGGATAAATGATC GGGAGGCAGAGGACGTAGAGGAACATGGTGCTAATTCTCAGGTAAATGTCTCTGTAGTTGTACGCTCACACGGAACCATGGACACAATACCAAACATTGAAAAG GATGCTTGGGAGGACGTTGACCCAGATGAACTTTCATACGAG GAATTACTGGCATTGGGTGAAGTAGTTGGAACTGAGAGCAGAGGTCTTTCAACCGATACTATTGCTGGTTTGCCTTCACTGAACTACAAGATTGGGAGTGATCAGCATGGAAGCAATGATTC GTGCGTCATTTGCCGGGTGGACTTTGAGGATGGTGAGTCTTTAACACATCTTTCCTGCAAACATCTGTACCATCCTGAGTGTATCAACAATTGGTTGAAAATAAACAAG